In the Nitrospirota bacterium genome, TGATACGGGACGGGGACCTCGACAACGGCAGGAAACAAATCGAGATTGCCGTGAGCCTGGACCCCGACAACGCCCTCATCCGGAGCTATCTGGGAAAGGCCTATTTCGACGAGAAGAAGGAGAAGCTGGCCGGGCGCCAGTACACGATGGCGGAGGACCTGGACCCCCGGGACCCCACGTCCTATTTTTATGCTGCCATATTGAAACAGACGACGAACCGCCCGGTGGAAGCCCTGCACCTTATGCAGGATGCCATAAAGAAGAACGACAACCGGCTCGTGTACCGGTCGAGCCTGTTGGTCGACCAGGACCTCGCGGCCCGGAGCGCCGGCCTCGCCAGGATTTACTCGGACCTGGGCTTTCAGCAACTGGGCCTCGTGGAAGGCTGGAAATCAGAAAACACAGACCCGTCCAACTACTCCGCGCACAGGTTTCTGGCCGATGTCTATTCCGCTCTGCCTCGCCAGAAGATCGCCCGGGTGAGCGAGCTTCTTCAGTCGCAACTGATGCAGCCGCTGAACATCACTCCCATACAGCCGAGCCTGGGCCAGAGCAACCTCTTCATCCTCGAGGGCGCCGGCCCGGGGGCGCTTTCCTTCAACGAGTTCAACCCGCTGTTCTCCCGGAACCGAATTGCGCTACAGGTCAGCAGCATCGTGGGCGAGAACGGCACGATGGGCGAAGAAATGACCATCTCGAGGCTGTATAACAAGACGTCCGCCAGCGTGGGACAGTTCCACCACGAGACGAACGGTTTCCGGAAAAACAGCGACGTCAACGATGACATTTACACTGTCTTCTTACAGCAGGAGCTCACCCACAAGACAAGCGTGCAGGCTGAATACAGATACCGGAAGCTCAAGAGAGGAGACGTCGCCCTGAGGTTTTTCGAAAACCCGTTCCCTTCCCAAAACTCCGGTTTCCAGCCCGGCCTCAGGCAGTCGGATAAAACCTCGTCGGTGCGTCTGGGCTTCCACCACGCCTTTTCTCCGGGCTCCGACCTCATCGGCAATGCGATGTATCAACACGCGGACCGCGCTGAGTTCAACAAAGTGGACTTCCCGGCCTTTACAATCGCCCCTTTTCCTTTCCGAGAGGTACGTGAGAGAGACGGTGATGAGAATGCCCGCGGCGGAGAGCTTCAGTATCTCTACAGCTCGAAATACGTCAAGGCTACCGGCGGCGGGGGACACTTCGACATAGACTCGGGCGAAGTGAGAACCGATGATGGCTTCAATGCTTCCGGGCCCGTTCCGATTTTCTTAGGTTCTGCATTTGCTAATGCCGGTGATCCGACTGCGGACCACGCGGATGTGGACATCGACACCCGCCATAGCAATGTCTATCTTTACACATACATCAACTACCCCAAGATTGTGACCTTTACCATCGGAGTAAGTGCGGACTTCTTTGACTCTGAAACGGTAACCAGCATCTCGGGGTTGCCCGACCTCCACGAGAAGATCGATAAAAATCAGGTCAACCCGAAATTCGGGATTACCTTGAATCCTCTTCCCGGCACGACCATCCGCGGGGCCGTGTTCAGGACGTTGAAGAGATTGCTGATTACTGATCAGACCCTCGAGCCCACCCAGGTGGCGGGCTTCAATCAGTTCTTTGACGATGCCAACGCCGCGGAGGCATGGCGCTATGGCGGAGCCGTGGACCAGAAATTCTCCAAAGACGTATACGGAGGTGTGGAGTATTCCCTCAGAGACCTGCCGGAAATTCCCTTTTTTAATAATGTGACCGGTAAGATGGATAGCGCGGACTGGCACGAAAAATTGGGCCGGGCCTACCTTTACTGGACACCCCATGATTGGGTGGCCCTCAGGGCTGAATATCGCTATGAGGAGTTTGACAGAGATGTAAAATTCACCTTCAATGTAAAGGAGCTCAAGACGCATTCCGTTCCCCTAGCGGCCAATTTCTTCCACCCGTCGGGCTTGAGCGCAGGCGTGCAGGCCACGTATTATAATCAAGAGGGCGATTTTGAGACACTTGAGGCTCCCATTGGTGTCCTTACGCACGGTGAAGACAGCTTTTGGCTTTTCGATGCATCACTGGGCTATCGTCTGCCCAAGAGGCACGGCTTCGTCACCGTGGGGGCCAAGAACCTGTTTGACAAGGATTTCAAGTACTTCGACGTCGATTTCCAAAACCCGGCGATACAGCCCGGCAGGTTCTTTTTTGTGCGCGCCACTTTGGCCATTTGAGGAAGCGAGACGTGAGTGGAATGCGGCACGTGGCGAAGGCCGTGGCCTGCTATCTTTGAATGACTCGGGCAGGATATAATATAGGCTGAATAAGAGAAGGCAGGTTCCCATACGCGTGTCTTTGTCGCATCGGATTTCCTGTACATAAACTGAATGAGCGGATCGGCTTCGTGCGATGAGTAACGGGATTACCATAAAGGTCCTCGGTGACTTCGGCCCTTTCTCCCGGATAGGGAAGAGTATAGGGTATCAAGTATTTCACGGGAATTTGTCATATCTCATCGACTGCGGGGCTCCGCTGTTTCAAGAGATAGGCGGACACGGCCTCAAAATCGTCGATGCCCTTATTGTCACCCATTGCCATGACGACCATAAGCGCTGGTTCACGGACCTTGCCCTCTTTCACCGGTACGCGCAGGACGTCGGAGAGAGGCTCACGCTCGTCACATCCGAAGACATCCGCGACGAGCTCATGAAAGCCTCGGCTCCCGCTCTCGACAGGAGCCTTTCGCAGGACTCAAAGAGGATTGTTGATATTCCTTACGAGGAGTATATCGATTATCGGGTCCTGGGTCCGAGGGCGAAATACAGGATTGTCTCACGCCACGAGGGGGCCGGAAGGACCGTCCTTTGCATTACCGACGCAAACGGCTCTCTCGTCGGCCCCGACGTGGCGAAAATCGTCATCAGCGCAAAGACCGGCAGGCAGCGGATGCTCTTCAGGGACCCCCACTACGGCGAATGGGTTGAGCCTGAGAGTTTCTATCCCTTCTCCTCCACAACGTTTTACGAAGAGGATCGGAACATCTACCATTCCTCTGAAGGGTTGACGGTAGAAGCTGTGAAGGCCCCCGTCTGGCACGGCGTTCCGGCTATCGGACTGAAGCTCCGCAGTGAAAAGGAAAGGGTTTTTTTCACGTCCGACACGATTCACAACAAGAACTTGTGGGAGCATCTGGCCAAGGAGAAAAGGGCGCAGACGCTGAAGGGCATGTCAAGGAGGGAGTTTGAATCCGCCGGCGTCCTAGTCGGAGATATCAACGATTATATCGAGCGGACCTGGAGCGAAGAGAGGTACAGAGAGGCCATAGAAGCGTTTGATGACGTCGTGGTCATCCACGACGTCGCCATGTGCAACAGCATCGTCCATACGGATTACGAGAGACTCGGTGAAACCGTCCTGAGGCCCGAAAGGACCATCCTGACACACAGTCCGGACCGTATAGTCTCGGAGTGGGTCCTCTGCGATATCGGAAAGACAATCAAG is a window encoding:
- a CDS encoding tetratricopeptide repeat protein encodes the protein MKKVRFRLWGVFVSLSFIIILAPSLAAAGTCEKWAAKVVSVQGTVEVRQEGQTQWLPVKPDDTYCPGDVIRVGEKSRADLALSNQPIVRLDEGSTLVLGGLKDERTSVVNLIDGALYFFSRVVRNLEVHTAFVNAGVEGTEGLVRVENRSTFILILEGKVLASNDAGSATLTSGQAALTEEGKAPEPKVVVRPWDEVRWAIYYPPLIYYRPADFAGHPEGDWRTQVMESLKAYWAGNIAQAFARIKMVPEDIQDPRFFIYRASLLLTVGRVEEAGKDVQRVLQLAPGNSTATALQSVMAVARNEREKALELARKAVEASPESAVARVALSYAQQANLNLDGALESLKKAVQLEPENALAWARLSELWLSFGKLGNALESAQKAVALNPGLSRTQTVLGFAYLMQVKTGKAAEAFRKAIGLDQGAPLPRLGLGLAMIRDGDLDNGRKQIEIAVSLDPDNALIRSYLGKAYFDEKKEKLAGRQYTMAEDLDPRDPTSYFYAAILKQTTNRPVEALHLMQDAIKKNDNRLVYRSSLLVDQDLAARSAGLARIYSDLGFQQLGLVEGWKSENTDPSNYSAHRFLADVYSALPRQKIARVSELLQSQLMQPLNITPIQPSLGQSNLFILEGAGPGALSFNEFNPLFSRNRIALQVSSIVGENGTMGEEMTISRLYNKTSASVGQFHHETNGFRKNSDVNDDIYTVFLQQELTHKTSVQAEYRYRKLKRGDVALRFFENPFPSQNSGFQPGLRQSDKTSSVRLGFHHAFSPGSDLIGNAMYQHADRAEFNKVDFPAFTIAPFPFREVRERDGDENARGGELQYLYSSKYVKATGGGGHFDIDSGEVRTDDGFNASGPVPIFLGSAFANAGDPTADHADVDIDTRHSNVYLYTYINYPKIVTFTIGVSADFFDSETVTSISGLPDLHEKIDKNQVNPKFGITLNPLPGTTIRGAVFRTLKRLLITDQTLEPTQVAGFNQFFDDANAAEAWRYGGAVDQKFSKDVYGGVEYSLRDLPEIPFFNNVTGKMDSADWHEKLGRAYLYWTPHDWVALRAEYRYEEFDRDVKFTFNVKELKTHSVPLAANFFHPSGLSAGVQATYYNQEGDFETLEAPIGVLTHGEDSFWLFDASLGYRLPKRHGFVTVGAKNLFDKDFKYFDVDFQNPAIQPGRFFFVRATLAI